The window AAGAACAGACCTAGGTTTCCAGTTGCATCGTGAAAGTGTCCACCTGAAGATCACGAGCACCTCAAACACGATGTGTCTGACACCAAATTCATCACTTACCcaccaaatttgtttttctccttgcaTCCTATGTCTAAGTAAACCACAAATACCCACTTGCCAAAGCTGGAACCTTGGAAGTCAACTGgattcctctctttccctttcagtTCTTACATTCAAACTGTCTCTAAGGCCCATAAATTCAGTGGAATCCTTGTACCCAAGTTCCTGAGCTTATTATAAGTGCTCGCTAAAGAAAGACCTCAGACATGGTCATTCTAGCACTTTATTGGAAACTGGTCGCATACATCAATGAAATCAGACCAAAGTAACAGCATCACTTCCACACAATATTCTGATATCTGTGCTATATCTTCttacataatttaataaatcCCAAGATGTTCCTGATTTTGGTCAAAGAGCTTGAGTGGTCCAGAAATCTCTCTATAAATATAGATCATAGCATCTAAAATAACCATCGCTGTCTTGAGTGAGTTCCAAAAGTCCTGGGAACATCTCTTAAAATCTGTAGCTTAGACTGGCTGCAGTGCTGGTGGGAGGGGATGAAGGGCGTACACTTGACACCACAGAGCTAGTTAGAGCAGGTGCTGGGGTGAGGGGACACAGCTTCTTGAGTGTGAGGCACACAAGTTGGTGGGGGCTGGAGATCCTGAAAGCCATCCGGGGAACTCAGCCACCCTGTGTTGTGACACATAGCTTGAGTGTCAAAGTGAGGAGACTCCAATGCAGAAAGAAGCCCATCACCCCAGGTCCCTTGGCCTTGCCAAGAAATGGCAGTGCCATCCTCTAGACTGTCACAGGGGTAGACATTCTGGCACAGGAAGGTCCTAGGAAGTTccacccatctccctcctcctgccacaCTCAGTTCCCTCCAAATTAGGTAACTTGAGGGAGTGGCACCACAAAGAAAATGACTTTGAGCCAAAGCACTGCTGGCCCCTTGGAATGCAGACAGGGTGTCTTTGCTTGGTTCGACCTGAGGGGCACTGGCAAAGGCTGCTCTGCCCCCAGTGTCTTCATCACCACCCTGAAGGCCATTGTCAGCAATTATAACCCCCGTGTATCTGTGGTGGCTTTACCATTCATAGCCACAAACAGCTTTAACTCCACCCAAGGCATTGGCTCTTACAACCCTCTGAGGTAGGAAGGGCAGGACCATGATCCCCATTTAGAAGATAAGGAACCTGGAACCCACAGAGTTAGGTCCCTTGACCCAACTCACACAGCTGGCCGGTGGCAAAATCCAAACAAGAACTCCGGTCTCCTCTCACACATCTAGCTCCAGAGTCCACACTCCAAAGCCCCTCCTGCTGCTTTTCTGAGAAGgaagaggctgggggaggagatACTATCCAtgtctctccccagcccctcttGGGACACTGATTTCAGACAGCCCCGTTAAGGACAGGATGAGTCTGCATGCGGTAGATAATGACCGCGGTGGCTGGGCACAGCAACAAGGAGGTCATGATGACAATGGTGGCCAGGATGATGAGGACAATGACCCAGATATCCAGGATGTGCTTTGGGAGTGCGGCTTCCACGGGGACCTGGCTGACGGCATCCATGCTGCTTCACTCTGTGACAGACAGGAGAGAGGAAGTCACTATTCTGTACCCTCTCCAGGACTCAGAGGCTTGGGTCATTTACCAGCTGGGTGCTCTTAAGGTTACCTGACCAATAATGGGCTCACTTACCCAGGGGGGTAGTGTGCTAAGCCCCACCACCAGCTCCATGAGGTGGAGACTATTACTGTCAGctttttaattaccttttttttaaaagattttatgtatttgagagagagcacaagcaggggagaagggcagagggagaaggagaagcagactctgctgagcagagagcctaggagggactcgatcccaggaccacaggatcatgacctgagctgaaggcagacactgtactgactgacccactca is drawn from Vulpes vulpes isolate BD-2025 chromosome 4, VulVul3, whole genome shotgun sequence and contains these coding sequences:
- the SMIM3 gene encoding small integral membrane protein 3 isoform X2; this encodes MDAVSQVPVEAALPKHILDIWVIVLIILATIVIMTSLLLCPATAVIIYRMQTHPVLNGAV